From Dioscorea cayenensis subsp. rotundata cultivar TDr96_F1 chromosome 13, TDr96_F1_v2_PseudoChromosome.rev07_lg8_w22 25.fasta, whole genome shotgun sequence, the proteins below share one genomic window:
- the LOC120274551 gene encoding cytochrome P450 704C1-like has product MDMEFMSGLYRLITVIIVLLVTIFVIKILRRIWSKGDNKKLFPPMAGTIFHQLLNFSTVHDYHTKISRKYKTFRLFTPFGNQTYTVDPENIEYILRTNFKNYGKGEYNYQNCKELLGDGIFAVDGDKWRHQRKLASYEFTTKVLRDFSGVVFKCNAAKLAQIVHRGASSNQTLEIQDLFMRSTMDSIFNVGFGVELDSLGGPDAGNTFTKAFDNSSEYITRRYFNPFWKIMRLMNIGPEAELKEGIKLVDDFVYKIIHARMEHKSTQDSDSMKKEDILSRFLVEREKDPANMTDKYLRDIILNFLIAGKDTTAGTLSWFIYMLCKHPWIQDKVAQQVKEATEACKNTEIDEFARNLTDKALDGMHYLHAALTETLRLYPSVPLDAKVCFSDDTLPDGFTVEKGDIIFYQPYPMGRMKYIWGDDAEIFRPERWLDDNGIFKPESPFKFTAFQAGPRICLGKDFAYRQMKIFAAVLLHFFSFKLSDEDKVVKYRTMITLHIDQGLHINAFHR; this is encoded by the exons ATGGACATGGAGTTCATGTCAGGGCTCTACCGTCTCATAACAGTAATCATTGTTCTACTGGTGACCATCTTTGTTATCAAAATCTTGAGGAGAATTTGGTCTAAAGGTGATAACAAGAAGCTCTTCCCACCAATGGCTGGCACCATCTTCCATCAGCTACTCAACTTCAGCACAGTACATGATTACCACACCAAGATTTCACGCAAGTACAAAACCTTCAGATTGTTCACCCCTTTTGGCAACCAGACCTACACAGTTGACCCGGAGAACATTGAATACATCCTGAGAACCAACTTCAAGAACTACGGCAAG GGAGagtataattatcaaaattgtaAAGAGCTGCTTGGTGATGGAATATTTGCGGTTGATGGTGATAAGTGGCGCCATCAAAGAAAACTCGCGAGCTACGAATTCACCACAAAGGTCTTGAGGGACTTCAGCGGTGTGGTTTTCAAATGCAATGCAGCCAAACTGGCTCAAATAGTTCACAGAGGAGCTAGCTCTAATCAAACACTAGAAATTCAG GACTTGTTCATGAGATCAACAATGGACTCAATTTTCAATGTGGGTTTCGGTGTGGAGCTGGACAGTTTAGGAGGACCAGATGCAGGGAATACATTCACAAAGGCATTTGATAATTCTAGTGAATATATCACACGTCGATATTTCAATCCATTCTGGAAGATCATGAGGTTAATGAACATTGGACCTGAGGCAGAGCTCAAGGAAGGGATCAAACTGGTTGATGACTTTGTCTACAAAATCATTCATGCAAGGATGGAACACAAGTCCACCCAAGACAGTGATTCA ATGAAGAAGGAAGATATTTTATCAAGGTTTCTGGTTGAAAGGGAGAAAGATCCAGCGAACATGACAGACAAATACTTGAGAGACATAATACTGAACTTTCTCATAGCTGGGAAGGATACCACAGCAGGAACCTTGTCTTGGTTCATCTACATGCTATGCAAACACCCATGGATACAAGACAAAGTTGCTCAACAAGTTAAGGAAGCAACAGAAGCCTGCAAAAACACTGAGATTGATGAATTTGCCAGGAATTTAACTGATAAAGCTCTTGACGGGATGCATTACCTTCATGCAGCCTTAACTGAGACTTTGAGACTATACCCTTCAGTTCCCCTG GACGCCAAGGTTTGCTTTTCCGATGATACATTACCGGATGGCTTCACGGTGGAGAAGGGAGACATCATTTTCTATCAACCTTACCCAATGGGAAGAATGAAGTACATATGGGGAGATGATGCAGAGATTTTCAGACCCGAAAGATGGCTTGATGATAATGGGATTTTCAAGCCTGAGAGCCCTTTCAAGTTTACAGCCTTCCAG GCTGGTCCAAGAATTTGCCTGGGAAAAGACTTTGCTTATAGGCAAATGAAGATATTTGCTGCTGTTCTTCTCCATTTCTTCAGCTTCAAGCTCAGTGATGAGGACAAGGTGGTTAAATATAGAACCATGATAACTCTTCATATTGATCAAGGTCTTCATATTAATGCTTTTCATAGATGA
- the LOC120274729 gene encoding cytochrome P450 704C1-like: MQKLCIFNYIHSQVAMEPQSNTSSVSHSQSLFSSLVLLLAFLILNFLLIWKLTKLAIKRKKNNKYHPVAGSIFHHLVNFRRLHDFSTDQAHKHKTFRLLSPLRSEVYTADPAIVEYILKTNFSNYGKGEYNYCNMKDLLGDGIFAVDGVKWQHQRKVASIDFSRRILRDYSTQTFRDNVKKLAVLIWEAAITNTRIDIQDLLMKSTMDSIFQVAFGVELNCITASNREGREFAEAFDDASNLITWRYVDISWKIKKLLNIGCEAVLKKKIRIVDKFIYKIISSKIEQISKLQHDSELKRQDMLSRFLLESEKDPVNITPRYLRDIILNFMIAGKDTTAITLSWFIYVLCKNPHIEEKIAEEVMTATKEFGENVSISEFAEKMTDEIINSMHYLHASLTETLRLYPGIPLDPKICFSDDTLPDGFNVREGDMVAYMPYAMARMKFIWGKDAEVFWPERWLGDDGVFTPESPFKFPAFQAGPRECLGKEFAYRQMKIFAAVLVRFFKFKLGDEEKPVKYRTMLTLQIDHGLHIHAILRK; encoded by the exons atgcaAAAACTCTGCATCTTCAATTATATTCACTCGCAAGTCGCAATGGAACCCCAATCCAACACCTCTTCCGTCTCTCATTCACAGTCTCTCTTTTCATCCCTAGTGCTGCTTCTGGCCTTCTTGATCTTGAACTTCCTGCTAATCTGGAAATTAACCAAGTTGGCcataaagaggaagaagaataataaataccaTCCAGTGGCGGGATCCATCTTCCATCATCTTGTGAACTTTAGAAGGCTTCATGACTTCTCCACTGACCAAGCTCACAAGCACAAAACCTTCAGGTTGCTCTCACCTCTGCGCAGTGAGGTTTATACTGCTGACCCAGCCATTGTGGAGTACATCCTCAAGACTAACTTCTCTAACTATGGCAAG GGAGAATACAACTATTGCAACATGAAGGATCTCCTTGGTGATGGAATTTTTGCGGTAGATGGTGTGAAATGGCAGCACCAAAGAAAAGTAGCTAGTATTGATTTTTCAAGAAGGATTTTAAGAGATTATAGCACCCAAACCTTCAGAGACAATGTGAAGAAGCTTGCTGTTCTGATTTGGGAAGCTGCAATCACAAACACTAGAATTGATATCCAA GACTTGCTCATGAAATCAACCATGGATTCAATTTTCCAAGTTGCATTTGGAGTGGAACTCAATTGCATCACTGCATCTAATAGAGAAGGGCGGGAATTTGCTGAGGCTTTTGATGATGCAAGTAACCTGATCACATGGCGTTATGTTGACATCTCGTGGAAAATCAAGAAGCTCTTGAACATTGGATGTGAAGCTgtgttgaagaaaaaaattagaatagtGGACAAATTCATCTACAAAATTATCTCTAGCAAGATTGAACAGATATCCAAACTGCAGCATGATTCA GAATTAAAGAGACAAGATATGCTGTCAAGATTTCTCTTAGAGAGTGAGAAGGATCCAGTAAATATCACGCCTCGGTATTTGAGAGACATCATATTGAATTTCATGATTGCCGGCAAAGATACGACAGCAATCACACTCTCATGGTTTATTTACGTGCTCTGTAAGAATCCCCACATTGAAGAGAAAATAGCCGAAGAAGTGATGACAGCCACTAAAGAATTTGGTGAAAATGTATCCATTAGTGAATTCGCTGAAAAGATGACAGATGAAATCATCAATAGTATGCACTATCTTCACGCCAGCTTAACAGAGACTTTGAGACTTTATCCCGGAATTCCCTTG GACCCAAAGATATGTTTCAGTGATGATACTTTACCAGACGGTTTCAACGTGAGGGAAGGTGATATGGTTGCTTACATGCCCTATGCCATGGCCAGAATGAAGTTCATATGGGGTAAAGATGCGGAAGTTTTCTGGCCAGAAAGGTGGCTGGGTGATGATGGCGTTTTCACTCCTGAAAGCCCCTTTAAGTTCCCAGCATTTCAG GCTGGTCCACGGGAATGCTTAGGGAAAGAGTTTGCTTACCGTCAGATGAAAATATTTGCTGCAGTGCTTGTGAGGTTCTTTAAATTCAAGCTGGGCGATGAGGAGAAGCCTGTTAAGTACAGAACCATGCTCACTCTTCAGATTGATCATGGTCTCCATATCCATGCAATCCTAAGGAAATGA
- the LOC120274856 gene encoding daf-12-interacting protein 1-like: MGGKGQRRREKNYLAAHGAASRLPPPPNPKELEAIPSKLRKLMLFKNPPPSGAGSSPGDAPPEKRKAIAAVDMKWKKKDSKTMDVKEQASNLHMSDKGATTDASLNEKSKRKRKRKAVSDLRFLNEVATPSKKKDRKKEFLQARKKKHKKANTNDETDFPAREEIKFGDVVQAPPKLSFTKLPMASMDASRERFRLEAIEAYRNQRNWVSRPGTKLPSLAEVP, translated from the exons ATGGGCGGCAAGGGACAGCGGCGGCGGGAGAAAAACTACCTGGCCGCGCACGGCGCCGCCAGCCGCCTTCCTCCTCCTCCCAACCCTAAGGAGCTCGAGGCCATTCCCTCCAAGCTCCGTAAGCTTATGCTGTTCAAGAACCCTCCTCCCTCCGGAGCCG GTTCAAGTCCTGGGGATGCCCCGCCGGAGAAGAGGAAGGCAATTGCTGCTGTTGACATG AAATGGAAGAAAAAGGACTCGAAAACTATGGATGTTAAGGAACAAGCATCAAACCTACATATGAGTGACAAAGGTGCAACTACAGATGCGAGCTTGAATGAGAAATCAAAAAGGAAACGAAAGAGGAAGGCAGTGAGTGATCTTCGGTTTCTGAATGAAGTTGCCACTCCTTCAAAGAAAAAAGACCGGAAGAAAGA GTTTCTTCaagcaagaaaaaagaaacataagaaagcAAACACAAATGATGAAACAGATTTTCCTGCgagagaagaaataaaatttggTGATGTTGTTCAGGCTCCACCAAAATTATCATTTACAAAG TTACCAATGGCTTCCATGGATGCATCACGGGAACGATTTCGATTAGAGGCAATTGAAGCTTATAGGAACCAGAGAAACTGGGTATCAAGGCCTGGAACGAAACTTCCTTCACTAGCTGAAGTCCCATAA